A single genomic interval of Prionailurus viverrinus isolate Anna chromosome A2, UM_Priviv_1.0, whole genome shotgun sequence harbors:
- the LMOD2 gene encoding LOW QUALITY PROTEIN: leiomodin-2 (The sequence of the model RefSeq protein was modified relative to this genomic sequence to represent the inferred CDS: deleted 1 base in 1 codon), with amino-acid sequence MSTFGYRRGLSKYESIDEDELLASLSAEELKELERELEDIEPDHSLPVGLRQKSLTEKTPTGTFSREALMAYWEKESQKLLEKERLGECGKVEEDKEESEEELVFTGSNSEISEEVYTEEEEEEEEEEEEEEEEEGTAEKEKGINGTVNYDSTDSDNSKPKTFKSQIENINLTNGHSGRNTESPAAIHPCGNPTVIEDALEKIRNDDPDTTEVNLNNIENITSQTLARFAEALKGNTVVKTFSLANTRADDSAAMAIAEMLKVNRYITNVNVESNFITGKGILAIMRALQHNTVLTELRFHNQRHIMGSQVEMEIVKLLRENTTLLRLGYHFELPGPRMSMTSLLTRNMDKQRQKRMQEQKQQEGCDGGANLRTKVWQRGTPGSSPHASPRHSPWSSPKLPKKVQTVRRSRPPSPVVPPPPPPPPPPPPPPPPQKLPPPPPPPPPPLPEKKLITRNIAEVIKQQESAQRALQNGRKKKKGKKVKKQPNNILKEIKNSLRSVQEKKMEDTSRPSTPLRSAHENLMEAIRGSSIKQLRRVEVPEALR; translated from the exons ATGTCTACCTTTGGCTACAGGAGAGGACTTAGCAAATATGAATCCATCGATGAGGATGAACTTCTCGCTTCCCTGTCAGCTGAGGAGCTGAAGGAGCTAGAGAGGGAGTTGGAAGACATTGAACCTGATCACAGCCTTCCCGTGGGGCTAAGGCAAAAGAGTCTGACCGAGAAAACCCCCACGGGGACATTCAGCAGAGAGGCACTGATGGCCTATTGGGAAAAGGAGTCCCAAAAACTCTTGGAgaaggagaggctgggggagTGTGGAAAGGTAG AAGAAGACaaggaagagagtgaggaagagcTTGTTTTCACTGGAAGTAACAGTGAGATTTCTGAGGAGGTGTatacagaagaggaggaggaggaggaggaggaggaggaggaagaggaggaagaggaaggaacagcTGAGAAGGAGAAAGGTATTAATGGAACTGTAAATTATGATAGCACCGATTCTGATAACTCTAAGCCAAAGACATTTAAAAGTCAAATCGAAAACATAAATTTGACCAATGGCCACAGTGGAAGGAACACAGAGTCGCCAGCTGCCATTCACCCTTGCGGAAATCCTACCGTGATTGAGGATGCCTTGGAAAAGATAAGGAACGACGACCCTGACACCACAGAGGTCAACTTGAACAACATCGAGAACATCACGTCGCAGACCCTCGCCCGCTTCGCCGAGGCACTCAAGGGCAACACAGTGGTGAAGACCTTCAGTCTGGCCAACACACGCGCGGACGACAGCGCGGCCATGGCCATTGCGGAAATGCTCAAAGTCAACCGGTACATCACCAACGTCAACGTGGAGTCCAACTTTATCACGGGCAAGGGGATCCTGGCCATCATGAGGGCTCTGCAGCACAACACGGTGCTCACGGAGCTCCGCTTCCACAACCAGAGGCACATCATGGGCAGCCAGGTGGAGATGGAGATCGTCAAGCTGCTCAGGGAGAACACCACGCTGCTGAGACTGGGTTACCATTTTGAACTCCCAGGACCAAGAATGAGCATGACGAGCCTCTTAACGAGAAATATGGATAAACAGAGGCAGAAGCGGATGCAGGAACAAAAACAGCAAGAGGGCTGTGATGGAGGAGCCAATCTTAGGACCAAAGTCTGGCAGAGAGGAACACCTGGCTCTTCCCCTCATGCATCTCCCAGGCACTCTCCCTGGTCATCCCCCAAACTCCCCAAGAAAGTCCAAACTGTGAGGAGGAGCCGCCCTCCATCTCCTGTggtcccaccccctcctcctccccca cccccccctcctcctcctcctcctccccaaaagctgccacctcctcccccacccccccctcctccGCTCCCAGAGAAAAAACTCATCACTCGAAACATTGCAGAAGTCATCAAACAACAGGAGAGTGCCCAGCGGGCATTACAAAATGGacggaagaagaaaaaagggaaaaaggttAAGAAACAGCCAAACAATAtcctaaaggaaattaaaaattcccTGAGGTCAgtgcaagagaagaaaatggaagacacTTCCCGACCTTCTACCCCACTGAGATCAGCTCATGAGAATCTCATGGAAGCTATTCGGGGAAGCAGCATAAAACAGCTAAGGCGG GTGGAAGTTCCAGAAGCTCTGCGATAA